The Plasmodium vinckei vinckei genome assembly, chromosome: PVVCY_08 genome contains the following window.
ataaaaaataaactgcAGCAGCACGTAAGGtgcaaaatattatgatggtttattttgttttgaatttactacaaaataatatatgcataacctatttgaaaaagtaataaattatttatgagCCTGCTATTTaccattttaataataatacctATAAGtttagataaaaaaatatatttttaaaaattttgttatatttatgtgtatACTAAGTATGtttatacatttaaaaaaatagtgagttacttattatttactaaaaaacttaagaatgaaaaaaaatagtataggATTGAGTTGCTGCTCGATATATTCGAGTCCTTTAGATTATGaaggaaataaattaaaaataatagaaagTATAAAAGAATGTAAAAAGTTAAATTGTAGTATAAGAATTGGAGGTGAATTAGAAATAACTGGAGTAAGttgtaaaaatagttttaaAGGAATTGAAGACATTCATGAAAATTGTTGGATAACATTaagtaatatattaaaggaaaaatatgaaaatggtAATATAAcggataatatattatgttttattagtatgcctatttattttaaaaaaaaattatatagttCAGAagtcattatatataacagtcaaattatatatatatctccTAAGGAAAATGTTGAGAATAATGATCAGTCGATGTACTTTTCATCATATACTGGATTAAATCAtgaaaatgcaaaaaatgaTGGACAAAGTTCTATCATTTTTTCGAACAGTaatgttaatataatttctaataattttgaaacGTTTCCATTGCCAATGTGTATCCAAAAGATAACACAACAAAAAGAAACATATATAGgaaaatgtataatagAATATGACggagtaaaaataatgcataCCTTTTTAGATGATTTAATTAGTATAGAAAGAAATGAAACTATTGATGATAgaattgatatatttaataaatgggATCCTAATTCGAATGAAACTATTAATTATGTTAGTGacaataagaaaaatatatctccTTTTGAAAAAGAGTATACAAAACTGGTCactacaaataaaataaatttagaaTGTGTTGATGTATTGCTAGTAAATGGGTATATAACTAATGAActtgaattatttaaaaaatatttttcagcATTAATGAAtctaacaaaaaaatatccacATTTAACTTTATGTTttagtaataattttgggtgtgataattatttgtatatgtTTGATGGGTTCTCATTTATCGGAAAAGATGACAAAATTTTGACAAAAAATGGAAGGTATTCATTTTACGAGATTCAAGTTGCATCTACCAAGGTAGAAATTGAGagaaacaaaatgaattcTAAAAGTGGTGAGAATAAAGTTGAAAAGCAAATATCTCTACTATCAATTAATAAACATGACAAAGATACAAAAGAACCCATTTTCACATACAATAAAGACATACCTTTATCTATAGAATGTTCTAAAGATATATTATCGAAAAATCTTCCTGACATTtttaacataaataaatattcaaaagataataaaaatttaacgGAATTATTTAACAACCATCATTGTGATGATATGCAAAATGATGACGAATCTAAAACGGAGTCTCGTtcttgttatatttttaatggaAAAGTAGAAAGATTACACAATATTTATGAAGAACTAAGTTTTAATTGTTCTATGTTTTTATGGCATATTTTACACTTATCAAAAGCAAAAGGTTTTACTTTAGCATTGTCTGGAGGAATAGACTCAGCCTTCTGTGCATGTATGGTATATGTACTATCAACGATGTTAGAAATTCAGATGAAAGAAATTGAAGATGATAGAAAAAatggagaaaaaaaacatattgacgatataaataaagaagcattttcaaataaattaaaaaatgttttaataaataaagcatgtaaaaaaagtatttgTAATCAACTATTAAATACATTATCTATGccatcaaaaaataatagttcagagacaaaatattttagtgAAGAATTAAGTAAAGCCATTAATTCTTATCATAACATTTATTGTATagatgatatatttaatttttttaaaaatgcaggagaaaattttttaaatgaaaaattaaaatttaagtCTGAAAATGGAACAAATTATCATGATTTGtgtttacaaaatatacaatCAAGATCAAGAATgattatgatatatttttttaatacattaatttgtcaaaaaaaatatgcacaatataatatgtataatgaATTCTTAATAACATTAGCTACTGGAAATTTAGATGAATCTATATTGggatattttacaaaatatgattGTTCATCTGGTGATATTGATATTATTGGAAATGTCagtaaaattttaataaaagaaacTATGTGCTACATAGCTAATAATCCTATTTTTGATcttcaaattttaaataaaataaattcatattCACCAAGTGCAGAATTAAAACCTTTagataataaacaaattgatgaaaatgaattaaacttaaaatttgttgaaataaaattattaacaattttaaaaaataaattttctttagGCCCATCTTctatgtattattatctttCTCAATATTTTTGGCCAAATATGTCTAAATCCgatatatttgataaaattcaaatattttttacaaaagtatataaaaatattcacaAACTTTTTATCCTTCCACCTTCCTTACAAAATGAATCATGTGCTATTAATATGAACAACTTCTCAAACTTTGCCACAATCGATTTCGATCAAATGAGACAACGATATGGAATCCCCATGGACAATAAAATGGGTGACAAAAACCAGaccaaataaataagtcCGAAATAGCCAAAATTGGATGGCATCACAAATAAGTACCTTTGTATGTActacattttcttttattaatttatccatttttattacacatttttataaaaaatttcgTTCGAATGCTATAACttgattatttattatgtcttgtaaattttcattttctttagaactttcttcatttaaatatttttcaaaaataaaattatcatcCTCACTTAGATTATGTACATCATCAAAATTAATGGATgtgttaataattttttgacTTATTAATCTATCTTCTTTATTTGAACTTTGTTctgttttctttttcccATTCCCAATATTACTATCGATTTTGCTTAcacatttcttttttttttcgtttactatttttagtttatttttatcattaacattgttgttcttttttttactctCTATAATGTCTACCTTACccttatttccattttttaaacccTCCTTTGCTTCCCGTTTGTTATGTATATTTGgtttgctttttttttcgaagCAACTATTTGCATCCTCTCTATTTGATGCACTACCTATGCGATTATTGCTTGTTATTTTACCTCTTGTTTTTTTGTCAACATTTTTCACTACAATTCTTGGAACATTAAGGTTTGATCTGTTTGAAGGAGCGTGATAATTAATGccatttttcatttctgttttttttgaaatggTGGAAtgtttttgatttttttctttccttTTGATAATTGTAGGATTAATTGATTTTAGTTCTCCCCAATCTGCAGTTTTAGATGaacttttttcaaaatgcTGAATATCTACATCTGAACTATTATTAATAGataatgttttataattatttgatgATGTAACATATTCATTAGAATTTGGTATGTCTTCATTTTGGCTAGTTAACATAGCTTggctatttttatttctgcTAGCTATCTCACTACTGCTATTTCGATAACTTAGTGAGCCATCTTTATGAtcatgtatattattaataaaacattttttattattcgaatgagaaaaagaaaaaggaaacatattactatttgttaaattattattaatgttaataatatttttattactttcatttaatgatgaattttcttctttattataatatttatatatttcattttttgatgaaacataatttttactatCTCCTTCAGCATCATCATTAAATAGGTACTCCATCAAAGGTGCTGTTCCACCAGTTCTTTCTATTccttcttttatattattatatttataaaaatgtttatttgGGTGAgctatattttcattttctttatcataGTAGATATTAAAACTTTCTGTAACATTCCGATTGTCCTTAAAGGGATCtgaatacatatttatagaatTTGGAAAATTATGTCCATTATTTAgttcattataatttaactttttaattttgttaatcatttttttaatatggtTAAATGTTTCTagtttaactttttttaaatttaataaattattattttgtatagtGTCTAAATTTAGTTTTCTTATTTGTTGGGAATAATCGGaatcaaatatatgatCATCATAATCACCTGTACAACTAGATGATCCTTCTGATAAATCATATGATTCCATAtcactattattatcattgtgtaacaattttttccagatttttaattctggatttggatatatatttttttcatcaaactcttttgtttttgtaatttcaattttataacAATCTATGTTGCAAGTTTTAGTATTAAAACTATCGATATCAATACATAAAGGCTCAGTGTATTTTTCAAGTtcttttgtaaaattatttatagttGTATCATTACTAAAAGAGGAAACATCAGTTGATTCAGTCATATAATCATATTCAGAACAATTATCtattgatatatttgaaCTATGCttatacttatttttgTGTATACATTTTCCAATATAATGatcatctttattttttatttcactttttctttgtaatttttttttataatttttattttttcttggATATTCACTTCTGCATCTTAAATATCGTGATACTAAAATCcgattatttttatcatatatttcatcTATTGAACTATTGCAATATGTTTGAGTATCATAATCTTCGTTTTCACTAAGACAGTTTAAATCTATGTTACTTCCTTCATTAGaaatatttgataaatatCCATTATGTTTTCGATTATttcttctatatttataaacataaacTTCATCATAATCAGAGTAATTTTTATCACCtctctttttatattttttttttcttttattaacatGATTAACAAAAGAATTATTTCTAGCGAAATTTACACTTGAACTAAAATACCCATCGTTTATATGATCCGTTTCgttacaaatatatgaatgtCTATGACGACCATACTTATTTAAATGTCTAAATGGGATACCACCATCTGTTACTACATCATCCTCTTCGTCTATTTCTTCCTCTTTAGCTTTTTCGGCATCTTCTTTGCTGCAATTAACTGGATTTGCTTgattatttccttttttatgtgAAGTAATATTCATGCCACATTTGTTCAAACCTTTTTTATGTgcatattttgatttttctccattcttttttaattcttgaatagattgatttttttttttttttacattttccTTGGGGTTAGAATTACTAagtgaatatatttttttttctcgctctctcattttttttagccTTTCTTGATATTCTATTTTGACCTTGTCTAAATTTCGTGACTTAAaactatttcttttttgttcTATCTCTTCTTtagataatttaaatttgtttaaatCATTTTGATTGCTATCCCATTCATTCGGATGTTTCACTGGTTTTACTTTGACCCCTTTTacaatttcattttttttttttttattattattttttaacaatgGGATTAAtggtttattattatactttttcaatatttccGTATTTCGTTgtatcactttttttttgagatATTTCTTTGgatctttattattattattattattgtcgACTTCTTTTAATTCCTTATCATTTTCTCCATTACTTAAATCGGTTATATTATCTTGTTTTTTGCAACTTTCCCTATAATTTGTTACtgctttattataaaaatcgtCAACTAGCGAATCGTAACTGCTATCATCacttttatcattttctaaaAGTTTGGCATGAtctattaaattattattgttagcAATTATATCTGCTTCTTTGTTATAATCATTATTGTAATTTAAACGTGTTTCTTTCTCATTTagctttttctttttttcaattacattattttcatactTCTTTATAATCCCAATTGCAATATCACTATAGTCACTTTCACTAAATCCTtccatttttgttttacaagaatacaaaaaaaaacatagcAAATATTCCCTGCCTATTGTGTGTCCATACGCCCATAtgctatattatatacatgtgTGTGTGTGTATGTATTCCTATTCATTTCAATTAAATAacctttttaaaaattaaaaaaaagccaaataaattttatttgtttatttatttatttattttaaatggctagaaaaaaaaaataaaaaaaaaataatagctACTTTGTATGcatgttcatattttttttgctatttttttttttaatttatatctgttaataattttttcgttcttttatattatgttcataattttttttcgcttattatgatttttattaattattactTTTCATCTTTAAGTTAATGAAATTATatctaaaaaatgtataattaatttcattcatattttataaaataatacgTAAAGCTTATACGCATctcaataaaaaaaaacaaaaagaatCTACCTcctttgtatattttatttgtttccaccaattttataagtgaacaggaaaataaaatatattctaaCATGCATATTTGCAtgggtatatatatttaggCTTTAATTGAGAATACTAAAAATGGCGAGTTACTTCAAAAtaagacaaaaaataattaaaatgtatgtaatgtatattatatataaaaattaaaataaacatttttaatatactttAGGAAGatggttatatatatatttttatttttgggAAAACGACTAAAATATACTAAATAAATGTGTAAATCCATGTGTgactattattttcatcatttcaTTCACTgattgtatattattataaaagtttctcatgaataataatatatataacacgAGAATAATAGCGAGGGTTTTTTCTTCttaaactttttttgaATTGGTGTAGAGCTGGTCATTTCAATAATTCACACTTTTAGtatgatataaaatattactaaaaaaatgcacAAATATAGTGTAGTGTGttctttatttgttttcGTGATAagttatttcctttttttctttatccagttttcgttttttaattgtttttcttttttcctCAAGGGCATCTTCATCATCTAAGCCAATTTCAATGACATCACTTGGCTTAAATTTCCTGTTGCAAACTATGCAAACATCTTCCTGAAAaggatgaaaatgaaagaaaataatgacaaTGCATTATTGAGCATGTTGAAAATGTTGACAATGTCTTATTCATGTTTTACACAAATAGGagcatatatgtatatggtATAGCCATTAAGATTACCTTTGAAATGTTAATTTTGTTGAAAactttttttgaaaaaatgcaGCCACAGGAAAATAGGCATATAGCACCGGAAGTTGAATTGattatttcatttgaaATCAAACAAActaatttattatcttcatttaatttattcttACAGAGAACTAAATCTTTAAGGGAGTCTATATGTgcaaatttttcatataaatctttttttcttttttttttattttgtttcttAATTAAAagtaatttaaaaacattttctttattatataagtaCCCAAGACGACAACAGAAAAATGGTTCTGTAAGCAGTTCCTGAAAATAGCAGAATGAATAATAGGGTagacaatatatatttatgcatacacatgtatataaatatattattggtagattaataattttatttaatttactTGAGATATAACACAATGactaaaataatattcctttaattcttttttattaaatttattatggCTAACTGTAACAagtgtatttttttcatatccTAAACTTCCCGTATTTTCTCttaatcttttatttttcatacgAACTAAATCTACTCTTTGAGGTAAACTTCCCCCATCTCCTCCCattatactaaaaaaaattctttatacactttttgataaatttaaagttttttttttttataatattaatattggGATGGTTAATGTCCTTAGCTTTTCTATCGCTACAAATAGTCAAACtggaaattttattatccaGTATTTGgtaatcatatttttttttttttttcttattgtttttgcatatttgtatattattcctctatataacaataatagtACAATACTATTTAGAGAGaggaaatatattattaataataatatattgatGGCATaggattaaaaaataaatcaattattttatggtatataaaaagtgtATTCCCCTATTATTTAATGTtgcttatatatgtatatattttttaccatcataacttaaaaaatatatatatatatttttttttttttaatatatgaagagaatgaatttttttttattcatgtAATTGTTAAGGTAATAAGATTTTCCCggtaatttattatttttgatattttattttttcgttattttatcatattaatttttccgactgtatttattatttttttttgtgaatgataaatatgGCTATATTTCACATTATAAGCCAAATGGTCAAGCAAACAAGTTAAAGCGACTTTGAAtaaatactaaaaaaatatttttaggtAGCATTACTCATGATCcatatttgtttgttttcctttttttattaactaagcattttttataatttaaaatagaaagtaaaacaaatatatatatttaagtgcatgtgtatgtataaatatgggGGAACTATACAACAAAAGACATAAATACATGAACAATGGTAGGATAAAAGCTGTTTGATCATGCTAAAACATATATCTTATTGTTTGATCATGTTAAGACATTTCAtccatgaaaaaaaaaaaaaacaacctTTTTAATGTTTAATTAGgctattttgaaaaatgcaATATCATagtgcttttttttttggtgtttttttatataggtgttttaatttatgaATGGGAACAAACAATAGATGAAGtaaacatttatataaatatgaattcaaatataaataaaaatgatttagacataaatataaaatgtaaaagaGTTAATATTGGATTAAAAGGAGCAGAAAGCTTTTTAGAAGGAGAATTATTTAGCTTGATTGATGAAGAATGTTCATATTGGTATAttgatgataatattttgcatatattattaacaaaagttaaaaaagcAGAAGTATGGAATTGTGTTTTTAAAGgacataaaaatttaaatccTGATGATGagaataatacaaaaaaaaaaatgctttTAGAAAGATTTCAAATGGAACATCcaaattttgatttttcgTCTGCCTCATTTAATGGGCAAGTACCGGATGCTCGAACTTTTATGGGTGGagttaaatattaattatgctaaaaattgaaaagaataaaaatgaagtaGATAATATTCTTATTTATGTTCTCTACTTAAAACCATAAAAGTGGCTTTCATCAAAAATTATAGGATTGCCATGGGGCAATTTCTCTTCCCCTACATGTATGATAATTGTTAAAGAGTAATACTTAATTGGTAgagatatttttaaatagggtaaacaaaaaaatgattagTTTATGTGTGtttaatgtaaaaaaaaaaaaataataataaatgcaaaatatataatacacaCACAACATATGtgaatatatgcatacatgCATGGTTACACTTGTTTTTATTAGATTATGTACATTAttctatattaattatttgcatatttttttcatgtaTTTTAAAAGCAGACTTTCTGCAAGCTTGTTGCTTAGTAAgtttttttcaacatttttattgtcaaaaatttttgttttttatttttttattttttacttcgCCTTACACAGACATGGGTCTAATTGGTAAGACAATTTTATTGTCTATTTTGAGGTGATGCAAATAAGTTAGTATGTCATTTTTGACGACCCAATTTGGTATGTTCATTTGTTTACTAGTTTCCCTTGACCATTTCAAGGAGCTTACTCCGTCTTTCGAATAAAGCTTTGGCAATATTATCTTCCgtattttgtttaatcattgagtttttaatattattagcTTGTTGTAGTTTTAATGCTTTTCGGCAATTGTTAAAATTCATAAAACTATGTATACATTTATGTTCTCTATCTGCTTGATTTAaagtataattattttttaaacatcgaaaatatattgaacCTACAAGTCTACAGGGATTATCAACAGTTGTACTTGAGTTCCacatatctatatattgatcggatttatattctttagCATCAATTGATAATGTATCTTCTAATTCGGGTTTACCATTAACCATATCATACCACATCATTTTATCTTTCATATCtatatttctatttatTGATAGTccaacaaaattataattatcaaataatttttttaatgaataatttaattcCATATTTAATCGTCTTTTTATAAACCAATTTTTTAACTCATTCTCTATTGACTTAATTTCACTTTTCAGTTTAAATTCCTCCACATTTTCCTCTCCAAATTCTTCGATATTTATGCTCATTTTGGGAAATTCTCTAACGATTGTAgttatgtattatttatattttttgtattatatatatgcctGTATAGTGTATCATTTGCTATGCACATACTGtaagatatattttatgatcACTGCGTGTATATTTACATGTGtgtgtaaaaaattttgaaatataattttttaatcccCTTCATTCAAATAAGTTACTTAAATTGGCATAAAAATGTACCTTCCTTAATAAGCCCAAAAAGGagatacaaaaatatgtacataaataattgtaatatattaataaagtAGTAGGGAAAGAACAAAAGtattttatacttttttaaaattattatattaaattgaactaaacaataaaatgtgaaaaaataaaaaataaaaaaaatacaatattgtgaagaaataatttttttaaaacatatccatatatatatgtagtaATGCCAGgaacaaattatttatctTAAAACATTAAGCCttgtaattttatttttttactatttttttcaaacttACACAgtttgatatttttatatattccattttttattagaaaaagaaacaTATGCTTATGAACTTAATCGATCATTTATTCCGTCAAATTGttcattataatattttgacaattatttaataatttttttttttttttattatttcccctttttttataaatcaaTTTCCAGAAATAGCTATAAGTGTACTTAAATAGTTACACTCTACAAATTTTGTAATactttaaagaaaatatatgcatacaatagttttataaaattacagTTTAATAATTACTCGTAAATATTGTAGTGTAAGGGGAACATAGGCAAAGGGAGAAATACCGACCAGTTTCCTAAGATcaaacaaacaaataaataaataaacatatatatgtatatataatattgcgctttatttttatgccaccataattttgaaatttgaacaaatataatgacttttaatttatattgaaCAAAATGAGTACCCAAAGGTGTGTACCTTCCccccaaaaaataaaataacagTACTACTTTGTGAgtagtatatttttttttataactaccatttttattattactactaCTAtgaatagtaataataatgttttttttttataatcctattatatgcatttcaaaataaaaaaaccaAAACCATACGAATTAGTACATAgggaaaaatatgtaatttcttatgatttatttaaagggtattttaaatacaaatataaaataaattaaataaagtttgattttttttttattattatataggtaatactattttttttttaatataaaataaatattttcatggTATGTACCTATGAAAAATACcgtgataaaaaaaagacggTAAATCTTATAGTGTACACTTTTAGTGCACTATTTTatgtgttatatattttttactagtatttcaaattttgttctttttactatttatggggttttaatattattatgctATTATTTGTCTTTAAGTTTATCAAAATGTTTTGTGTCTTTTTGGCTAAAAGGGTAGTGTACTTAATTTGTAGGGtgtatcatataaaaataataaaaatagtaaaaataaattaatgaatAACTAAATGtgtgaataatatatagtgCTTTATTT
Protein-coding sequences here:
- a CDS encoding CS domain protein, putative: MGELYNKRHKYMNNGVLIYEWEQTIDEVNIYINMNSNINKNDLDINIKCKRVNIGLKGAESFLEGELFSLIDEECSYWYIDDNILHILLTKVKKAEVWNCVFKGHKNLNPDDENNTKKKMLLERFQMEHPNFDFSSASFNGQVPDARTFMGGVKY
- a CDS encoding replication termination factor, putative, whose protein sequence is MGGDGGSLPQRVDLVRMKNKRLRENTGSLGYEKNTLVTVSHNKFNKKELKEYYFSHCVISQELLTEPFFCCRLGYLYNKENVFKLLLIKKQNKKKRKKDLYEKFAHIDSLKDLVLCKNKLNEDNKLVCLISNEIINSTSGAICLFSCGCIFSKKVFNKINISKEDVCIVCNRKFKPSDVIEIGLDDEDALEEKRKTIKKRKLDKEKKEITYHENK
- a CDS encoding glutamine-dependent NAD(+) synthetase, putative, whose product is MKKNSIGLSCCSIYSSPLDYEGNKLKIIESIKECKKLNCSIRIGGELEITGVSCKNSFKGIEDIHENCWITLSNILKEKYENGNITDNILCFISMPIYFKKKLYSSEVIIYNSQIIYISPKENVENNDQSMYFSSYTGLNHENAKNDGQSSIIFSNSNVNIISNNFETFPLPMCIQKITQQKETYIGKCIIEYDGVKIMHTFLDDLISIERNETIDDRIDIFNKWDPNSNETINYVSDNKKNISPFEKEYTKLVTTNKINLECVDVLLVNGYITNELELFKKYFSALMNLTKKYPHLTLCFSNNFGCDNYLYMFDGFSFIGKDDKILTKNGRYSFYEIQVASTKVEIERNKMNSKSGENKVEKQISLLSINKHDKDTKEPIFTYNKDIPLSIECSKDILSKNLPDIFNINKYSKDNKNLTELFNNHHCDDMQNDDESKTESRSCYIFNGKVERLHNIYEELSFNCSMFLWHILHLSKAKGFTLALSGGIDSAFCACMVYVLSTMLEIQMKEIEDDRKNGEKKHIDDINKEAFSNKLKNVLINKACKKSICNQLLNTLSMPSKNNSSETKYFSEELSKAINSYHNIYCIDDIFNFFKNAGENFLNEKLKFKSENGTNYHDLCLQNIQSRSRMIMIYFFNTLICQKKYAQYNMYNEFLITLATGNLDESILGYFTKYDCSSGDIDIIGNVSKILIKETMCYIANNPIFDLQILNKINSYSPSAELKPLDNKQIDENELNLKFVEIKLLTILKNKFSLGPSSMYYYLSQYFWPNMSKSDIFDKIQIFFTKVYKNIHKLFILPPSLQNESCAINMNNFSNFATIDFDQMRQRYGIPMDNKMGDKNQTK